A window from Planococcus maritimus encodes these proteins:
- a CDS encoding response regulator transcription factor — MKSEKIKAVVVDDENRIRRGIERLVLSCGEEWEVAASFGDGQELLDAYEETPFDFDVLITDIRMPITDGLTLIKEMKKFTSFNPVVISGFDDFHYLQTALREGALDYLLKPVDREEFKKQMEKLKQEVLSQRRLQEKEIVVQHQVSKLEYIQQVEKLSQVTKGFEPDVSLLDWTEEFPECLYSLMYVTIDQPMSHSRTMKKDEWNTWVLANENIINEMLSDSSRDFWKWRGEDASFWILLCSKTDEEEIAFKEELNSFSMSMQKNVQKTIPFSNSVAISKPFEDLTFLQTITKDVLALMQYRPVFGNSQIFQQDLYVKTSYESELKNAGELQQAIQRVIQAMERMNEQELKHHIHLFADKLQTLRLSSEVEFFLQSLSIQLINYIIKFKPRLNNDLLDIQGTVSLLQKSGNIDELRKELEDWLIEVYEKLMHVNKENVHDQVREAKSWITLNLKESITIEKIAGHVYMNPTYFCEYFKNETGETVLDYVTRSRINKARELLLTTNLKIYEIAEQVGYADTKYFSKLFKKHYGELPSKYKEKIKT, encoded by the coding sequence ATGAAATCCGAAAAAATTAAGGCAGTAGTAGTAGACGATGAAAATCGCATTCGAAGAGGCATAGAGAGACTGGTTCTATCCTGCGGAGAAGAGTGGGAAGTAGCAGCATCGTTTGGCGATGGCCAAGAGTTGCTTGATGCTTATGAGGAGACTCCATTCGACTTTGATGTTTTGATTACCGATATTAGGATGCCGATAACTGACGGACTGACGCTCATCAAAGAAATGAAGAAATTCACCTCCTTTAATCCAGTCGTCATTAGTGGCTTTGATGATTTTCACTACCTTCAGACAGCTTTGCGTGAAGGTGCATTGGATTATCTGTTAAAGCCAGTTGATCGCGAGGAATTCAAAAAACAAATGGAAAAATTGAAGCAGGAAGTGTTAAGTCAACGCAGACTGCAGGAGAAGGAAATAGTCGTTCAACATCAAGTTTCCAAGCTGGAGTATATCCAACAAGTGGAAAAATTAAGCCAAGTCACGAAAGGTTTTGAGCCAGATGTCTCGCTGCTTGACTGGACCGAAGAGTTTCCCGAATGTCTATACAGCTTAATGTATGTAACGATTGATCAGCCCATGAGCCACTCACGCACCATGAAAAAAGACGAATGGAACACATGGGTACTTGCCAATGAGAACATCATCAATGAAATGCTGTCAGATAGCAGCAGGGATTTTTGGAAGTGGCGTGGGGAAGACGCTTCTTTCTGGATCTTATTGTGCAGCAAGACAGATGAAGAAGAAATTGCATTCAAAGAGGAATTGAATAGCTTTTCAATGTCCATGCAAAAAAATGTGCAGAAAACGATTCCTTTTTCTAACTCTGTCGCTATCAGCAAGCCATTTGAGGATTTAACGTTCCTGCAAACCATCACCAAAGATGTGTTGGCTCTCATGCAATACAGGCCAGTCTTTGGCAATAGCCAGATCTTTCAGCAAGACTTGTATGTGAAAACAAGTTATGAAAGTGAATTGAAGAACGCAGGTGAGCTTCAGCAAGCGATTCAAAGAGTCATTCAAGCTATGGAACGAATGAACGAACAAGAACTAAAGCATCATATTCACTTGTTTGCAGACAAGCTCCAGACGCTCCGCTTATCGAGCGAAGTTGAGTTTTTCCTACAATCGCTCAGTATTCAATTGATCAATTACATCATTAAATTTAAGCCAAGGCTGAATAATGATTTGCTAGATATTCAAGGCACGGTTAGTTTGCTTCAGAAGTCAGGAAATATAGACGAATTGAGAAAGGAATTGGAAGATTGGCTGATAGAAGTCTATGAAAAGCTCATGCATGTGAATAAGGAAAATGTGCACGATCAAGTGAGAGAAGCGAAATCATGGATCACGCTTAATTTGAAAGAGAGTATTACCATCGAAAAAATAGCTGGACATGTGTATATGAATCCAACCTACTTCTGTGAGTATTTTAAAAATGAAACGGGGGAAACGGTTCTCGATTACGTTACCAGAAGCCGAATTAACAAAGCCAGAGAGCTATTGCTTACGACCAATCTGAAAATATATGAAATTGCAGAACAGGTAGGGTATGCAGATACAAAATATTTCAGCAAACTTTTCAAAAAACATTACGGTGAACTTCCTTCAAAATACAAAGAAAAAATCAAAACGTAG
- a CDS encoding cache domain-containing sensor histidine kinase — protein sequence MWINMTSKLWGFKNYRLRTKLIVTYVLLTVIPMSLLGYIAYSQYSTSIEEQVGEYIPKILAQANENISNQIREFSNLPDQLYNSDQMVGILRKDSYQNQSSMLQDEFTFNNYLSRNFINGESSDILGVFVLSKNRIFQSTKIPYSNFEGTDYKDIYGQEIELGGEEKFLLPHQTSLQFEGNPPFVLLMKQLTDLENRTNLGTVLIAVDISFLENVIKNLNEEGKAKLWMMDEDGRIIYHTNPELVRSIDSLAVDYPKINGSFRTTKEEQNRLISLNYLDGTGWILAHSILAENLTERTDLVRNATIIIFIVFVLISTVISILLAWNVSSPLHRLTNSMKNVEKGNFDVDLSITTTDEVGILANNFTSMVTEIKELVRKNYQIELKQKEAELYALQSQINPHFMYNTLETIVMSVEEDEKDTVVEMVTLLGRMLRYSISNKEDIVPISDELAHIKDYLRIQKIRFEDKFDFAIHEDKNALRFYTPKFILQPLVENAVKYGMKSGQDGKLEVSVEWLQQANGSYVIVFKVKDNGPGIKPESLEKIQHMLADDPMIKKDSHFGLLNVHARVAMNFGSEYGVKISSLVGEGTEVEIKIPVLVGGSEESQNEIRKN from the coding sequence ATGTGGATCAATATGACTTCTAAACTATGGGGCTTTAAAAACTATAGACTGCGCACCAAGTTGATTGTGACGTATGTGTTGCTGACTGTGATTCCCATGTCTTTGTTAGGATACATCGCATATAGTCAATATTCTACTTCTATTGAAGAGCAAGTAGGCGAGTACATTCCTAAGATTCTCGCGCAGGCAAATGAGAATATTTCAAATCAGATAAGGGAGTTCAGCAACTTGCCTGACCAGCTGTACAACTCTGATCAAATGGTCGGTATCTTACGAAAAGATTCGTATCAGAACCAATCGTCGATGTTGCAAGATGAGTTTACCTTCAATAATTATTTATCACGAAATTTCATTAATGGGGAAAGCTCCGACATATTAGGTGTGTTTGTCTTGTCAAAAAACAGGATATTTCAAAGTACCAAAATTCCTTATTCCAATTTTGAAGGGACGGACTATAAAGACATTTACGGACAGGAGATTGAATTAGGCGGAGAGGAAAAATTTCTCCTGCCCCATCAAACCTCACTCCAGTTTGAAGGAAACCCTCCTTTTGTTCTTCTGATGAAGCAACTGACTGATCTCGAAAACCGGACAAATCTGGGAACTGTGCTGATTGCGGTCGATATTTCGTTTTTAGAAAATGTGATAAAGAATTTAAATGAGGAAGGTAAAGCCAAACTGTGGATGATGGATGAGGACGGCCGGATTATCTATCATACCAATCCGGAACTTGTTCGCTCAATTGACTCCTTAGCAGTGGACTACCCTAAAATAAATGGCAGTTTTCGAACGACAAAAGAAGAACAGAACAGACTGATTAGCCTTAATTATCTAGATGGGACCGGATGGATTTTGGCGCATAGCATACTAGCGGAAAACTTAACAGAAAGAACCGATTTAGTGAGAAATGCCACAATCATTATCTTTATCGTATTTGTTCTCATCAGCACGGTGATTTCCATATTACTGGCATGGAATGTATCCAGCCCGCTTCATCGTCTTACGAATTCCATGAAGAACGTTGAAAAAGGAAATTTTGATGTGGATTTATCCATTACGACTACCGATGAAGTAGGGATACTCGCTAATAACTTCACATCCATGGTGACGGAAATCAAAGAGTTGGTTCGCAAGAATTACCAGATAGAACTTAAACAAAAAGAGGCGGAACTCTATGCTTTGCAATCGCAAATCAATCCGCATTTCATGTACAACACGCTGGAGACGATCGTAATGTCGGTAGAAGAAGATGAAAAAGACACAGTGGTTGAAATGGTTACCTTATTGGGTAGAATGCTGCGATATTCAATTAGCAACAAAGAGGACATAGTACCGATTTCCGACGAACTGGCGCATATTAAGGATTATTTGCGCATTCAAAAAATCCGTTTTGAAGATAAATTCGACTTTGCCATACATGAAGATAAGAATGCTCTTAGATTTTATACACCCAAATTTATCTTGCAGCCATTGGTCGAGAATGCTGTGAAATATGGCATGAAGTCTGGTCAAGATGGCAAGTTGGAAGTTTCTGTGGAATGGCTACAGCAAGCAAACGGATCATATGTAATTGTATTTAAAGTAAAAGACAACGGCCCAGGCATCAAGCCAGAATCATTGGAAAAAATTCAGCATATGCTGGCGGACGATCCCATGATCAAAAAAGATTCTCATTTTGGACTATTGAATGTTCATGCGCGTGTTGCGATGAACTTTGGAAGTGAATACGGGGTGAAGATTTCGAGCTTGGTGGGTGAAGGAACGGAAGTAGAAATAAAAATCCCAGTCTTGGTTGGAGGCAGTGAGGAGAGTCAAAATGAAATCCGAAAAAATTAA
- a CDS encoding autoinducer 2 ABC transporter substrate-binding protein produces the protein MQALKFIYCLLIALLFVSACNPGFQEQEQYEIIYSMEEEAPQEAAFNRNQQITIAVVPKVANIAYFQAVEEGALEAAEDLGVNILYEGPVFANATQQIEIIKEMIQNNVDAIAVSANDPEELAPVLLQARAKGIKVITWDADTVPEARDFFINMVDPETLGRHLMDILAWNTDEKGEFAILTGALSASNLNEWLYWIQIHQKEYYPEMTLVEVAANDDDPQLAYKLSKDLLKKYPNLKGIIGNSSVGPPAAAKAVKELDRVGEVAVVGLSTPSPMNEHLKDGSAQIVTLWSPKKLGYLTVRLAYNSYKGNDPTDWQEIPEVGKIRMIGDTVIMGEPMDFTKENVDQYDF, from the coding sequence ATGCAAGCATTGAAGTTTATCTACTGTCTATTAATTGCTTTGCTTTTTGTAAGCGCTTGTAATCCTGGGTTTCAAGAGCAGGAGCAATACGAAATCATTTATTCGATGGAGGAAGAAGCTCCTCAAGAAGCAGCTTTTAATCGAAATCAGCAGATCACGATAGCTGTCGTGCCGAAAGTCGCAAATATCGCTTATTTTCAAGCGGTGGAAGAGGGCGCTCTCGAAGCTGCAGAAGATCTGGGAGTGAATATTTTATACGAAGGCCCTGTTTTCGCGAATGCTACACAACAAATAGAAATCATTAAAGAAATGATACAAAATAATGTCGACGCCATTGCTGTATCAGCAAATGACCCGGAAGAACTGGCTCCTGTTTTGCTACAAGCCAGAGCGAAAGGGATAAAAGTGATCACATGGGACGCAGATACGGTTCCGGAAGCCCGAGATTTTTTTATAAATATGGTAGATCCAGAAACGCTTGGCCGGCATCTGATGGATATTCTTGCTTGGAACACGGATGAAAAAGGGGAATTTGCTATATTGACCGGGGCGTTATCTGCTTCGAATTTGAATGAATGGCTCTATTGGATTCAAATACATCAAAAAGAATATTACCCAGAGATGACTTTGGTAGAGGTAGCGGCAAATGATGACGATCCACAGCTTGCGTATAAATTGTCCAAAGACTTACTAAAAAAGTATCCGAATCTAAAAGGGATTATCGGTAATTCTTCGGTGGGTCCTCCAGCGGCTGCCAAAGCAGTAAAAGAACTTGACCGAGTGGGAGAAGTCGCAGTTGTGGGGTTGTCGACACCTTCACCAATGAACGAACACTTAAAAGATGGCTCAGCCCAAATTGTTACACTATGGAGTCCGAAAAAATTGGGATACTTAACAGTCAGGCTTGCTTACAACTCTTACAAAGGAAATGATCCAACTGATTGGCAGGAAATTCCTGAAGTTGGTAAAATTCGTATGATTGGAGATACGGTCATCATGGGAGAGCCAATGGATTTTACGAAAGAGAATGTGGATCAATATGACTTCTAA
- a CDS encoding L-fucose/L-arabinose isomerase family protein, producing the protein MKFQPFKPAKKARIGIYTIGLKAYWSQFPGLKERIESYGEFLEKKMSIHGEVYNYGLVDTEAEARKAGYWFNENNVDLVFCHAATYSTSSAVLPVHQICKAPAVILNLQPTAKINYQHTTTGEWLAHCGSCPVPEISNAFNRAGITFRVVNGLLGLEETPEISLADEKTHSRIEATRAWRKIEEWIRAAAVPRTLRESRFGFLGNTYSGMLDMYSDFTMIHAQMGLHVEVLEMGDVDAFLKEVTETEVKEKLREIHEMFQISEDSPTDPIAQKPTDEQLQWSSRVAVAQEKMVKEFDLDALAYYYHGSPGSHLEKLQSGFIVGHSLLTAKGIPCAGEGDLKTAIGMKIADVLGAGGSFSELMSIDYDDETILLGHDGPFHLAISDSKPVLRGLGLYHGKQGTGVSVEAKVQTGPVTILNVTQTRDGNLKLIIGEGESTDGEIIRVGNTQTPVKFKSHPDDYMEQWFAEAPTHHCVMSMGHNATLFQKVGELLGCKSVIL; encoded by the coding sequence ATGAAATTTCAACCATTCAAACCAGCAAAAAAGGCACGCATTGGAATTTATACTATTGGATTAAAGGCCTACTGGAGTCAATTTCCAGGGTTGAAGGAAAGAATCGAATCCTATGGAGAATTTCTTGAGAAGAAGATGTCTATACATGGCGAAGTTTATAATTACGGTTTAGTTGATACCGAGGCAGAAGCTCGCAAAGCAGGTTATTGGTTTAATGAAAATAATGTCGATCTGGTTTTTTGTCATGCAGCTACTTATTCGACGAGTTCGGCTGTTTTGCCGGTCCACCAAATTTGCAAAGCGCCGGCTGTTATCTTGAATCTGCAGCCGACTGCCAAGATTAATTATCAGCATACAACTACGGGAGAATGGCTTGCTCATTGTGGATCGTGTCCAGTACCGGAAATTTCAAATGCCTTTAACCGGGCAGGAATCACATTCCGGGTGGTGAATGGGCTGCTTGGACTGGAAGAAACACCGGAGATCTCCCTAGCTGACGAAAAAACACATTCCCGAATAGAAGCCACTCGCGCATGGAGAAAAATCGAAGAATGGATTCGTGCAGCTGCTGTCCCACGCACCTTGCGCGAAAGTAGATTTGGGTTTCTCGGGAATACTTACAGCGGCATGTTGGATATGTATAGTGATTTTACAATGATACATGCGCAGATGGGTTTGCATGTAGAAGTGTTAGAAATGGGAGATGTCGATGCATTCCTGAAAGAAGTGACCGAAACGGAAGTGAAAGAGAAGCTCCGGGAAATCCATGAAATGTTCCAAATCAGTGAGGATTCGCCAACGGACCCAATCGCTCAGAAACCGACGGATGAACAACTTCAGTGGTCTTCTAGAGTAGCGGTAGCTCAAGAAAAGATGGTTAAAGAGTTCGATTTGGATGCGTTAGCGTATTATTATCATGGCTCTCCCGGAAGTCATCTGGAAAAACTGCAATCTGGATTTATTGTCGGCCATTCCCTATTAACCGCAAAAGGGATACCTTGTGCAGGAGAAGGGGACTTGAAAACAGCAATTGGCATGAAAATCGCTGATGTTTTAGGGGCTGGAGGAAGTTTTTCTGAATTGATGAGCATCGATTATGACGACGAGACAATTTTACTTGGTCATGACGGCCCGTTCCATTTAGCGATTTCCGACAGCAAGCCGGTGCTTCGAGGACTGGGGTTATATCACGGTAAGCAAGGAACCGGGGTGTCGGTCGAAGCGAAGGTGCAAACAGGTCCTGTAACGATTTTAAATGTAACGCAAACAAGGGATGGCAACTTAAAGTTAATCATTGGTGAAGGCGAGTCCACAGACGGTGAAATTATCCGTGTGGGGAATACACAGACGCCTGTGAAATTTAAATCACATCCGGATGATTACATGGAGCAGTGGTTCGCTGAAGCACCAACGCATCATTGTGTCATGTCTATGGGTCACAATGCAACGCTCTTTCAGAAGGTTGGAGAGCTGTTGGGTTGCAAGTCAGTGATTTTATAG
- a CDS encoding DUF817 domain-containing protein: MKTFWLFGYRQALCCIFPVIIFAALAVSKYIEIPFLPRYDFILLVCILAQVFMLASKLETWDEFKVILVFHAIGLGLELYKVHMGSWAYPEDAYSKFFGVPLYSGFMYASVASYICQAWRRFDLQMYGWPKPFYSIAISGLIYANFFTHHFTYDIRWGLKLLLVLIFFRTVVTFRIEEKLFKMPLILSFLLIGFFIWIAENITTFLGAWQYPNQEAAWSLVHIGKISSWFLLVIISVIIVAQLKRVKSSLKEPARSTLNTTARSEMD; the protein is encoded by the coding sequence ATGAAAACATTTTGGCTGTTCGGCTACCGGCAAGCGCTTTGCTGCATTTTTCCGGTCATCATTTTTGCGGCACTCGCTGTGTCGAAATACATTGAGATTCCTTTTCTGCCCCGCTATGATTTTATTTTACTCGTGTGCATACTCGCGCAAGTGTTCATGCTCGCATCCAAACTGGAAACGTGGGATGAGTTCAAAGTCATTTTGGTGTTCCACGCAATCGGGCTCGGTCTCGAATTGTACAAGGTCCATATGGGCTCGTGGGCGTATCCGGAAGACGCCTACAGCAAATTTTTCGGTGTGCCGCTCTATAGTGGATTTATGTACGCCAGTGTCGCGAGCTATATTTGCCAGGCGTGGCGACGTTTCGACTTGCAGATGTACGGCTGGCCCAAGCCCTTCTACAGCATCGCCATCAGCGGCTTGATCTACGCGAATTTTTTTACGCATCATTTCACGTACGACATCCGCTGGGGACTGAAGCTGCTGCTAGTACTGATTTTCTTCCGTACGGTCGTAACGTTTCGCATAGAGGAGAAACTCTTTAAGATGCCGTTGATCCTGTCGTTCCTGTTGATTGGGTTCTTTATTTGGATCGCAGAAAACATCACGACCTTCCTCGGCGCTTGGCAGTACCCGAATCAGGAAGCGGCTTGGTCGCTCGTCCACATCGGCAAAATCAGCTCGTGGTTTTTGCTCGTTATCATCTCAGTCATCATCGTGGCGCAGCTGAAGCGGGTGAAGAGTTCTTTGAAAGAGCCTGCCCGCTCTACGCTTAATACGACAGCACGGTCTGAAATGGACTAG
- a CDS encoding AbrB/MazE/SpoVT family DNA-binding domain-containing protein translates to MKSTGIVRKVDQLGRIVTPIELRRSMGVNIGDPMEIFLDDDRIILRKFESAQTCVVTGEVFTENFESQLVKGMHLSPRGARLLLEELQNVSKK, encoded by the coding sequence ATGAAAAGTACAGGAATCGTTAGAAAAGTCGACCAGTTGGGGCGTATTGTTACGCCTATCGAATTAAGAAGATCCATGGGAGTGAATATCGGCGACCCGATGGAAATTTTCCTGGATGATGACCGCATTATTTTGCGTAAGTTTGAGAGCGCACAAACCTGTGTCGTCACGGGTGAGGTTTTCACTGAAAATTTCGAGTCACAGTTGGTCAAAGGCATGCATTTAAGCCCGCGCGGCGCACGCCTTTTGCTCGAAGAACTGCAAAACGTATCAAAGAAATAA
- the guaC gene encoding GMP reductase, with the protein MENVFDYEDIQLVPAKAVVNSRSECDTSIEFGGRTFKLPVVPANMQTIVDEKIATFLAENNYFYIMHRFEPEKRLAFAKDMQERGLFASISVGVKPEEYDFVQALVDAGVTPEYITIDVAHGHSNGVINMIRHIKKSLPESFVIAGNVGTPEAVRELENAGADATKVGIGPGKVCITKIKTGFGTGGWQLAALRLCAKAASKPIIADGGIRTHGDIAKSVRFGASMVMIGSLFAGHEESPGQTVEQDGKLLKEYFGSASEFQKGEKKNVEGKKMYVEFKGSMKDTLTEMEQDLQSAISYAGGNHLLAIRQVDYVIVKNSIFNGDKVY; encoded by the coding sequence ATGGAAAATGTATTTGATTACGAAGATATTCAGTTAGTTCCTGCAAAAGCAGTAGTAAATAGCCGTTCAGAATGTGACACATCCATAGAGTTTGGCGGGCGCACGTTCAAGTTACCGGTCGTGCCGGCCAATATGCAGACCATCGTCGACGAAAAGATTGCGACATTCCTCGCTGAAAATAATTATTTCTACATCATGCACCGCTTCGAACCGGAAAAACGCTTGGCGTTCGCAAAAGACATGCAAGAGCGCGGGCTGTTTGCTTCGATCAGTGTCGGAGTGAAACCGGAAGAGTATGATTTTGTGCAAGCGCTTGTTGACGCTGGCGTGACGCCTGAGTACATTACCATTGATGTGGCGCATGGCCATTCCAATGGCGTCATCAATATGATTCGCCACATCAAAAAATCGCTTCCGGAAAGCTTCGTTATCGCCGGAAACGTCGGGACACCAGAAGCCGTGCGCGAGCTAGAAAACGCCGGTGCTGATGCAACAAAAGTAGGCATCGGGCCAGGTAAAGTGTGCATCACGAAAATCAAAACTGGCTTCGGCACAGGTGGCTGGCAATTGGCCGCACTTCGCCTATGCGCAAAAGCTGCCAGTAAACCAATCATCGCAGACGGCGGCATCCGCACGCACGGTGATATCGCGAAATCGGTGCGTTTTGGCGCGTCGATGGTCATGATCGGCTCATTGTTCGCCGGGCACGAAGAATCCCCTGGGCAAACCGTCGAGCAAGACGGCAAGCTTTTGAAGGAATACTTCGGTTCAGCATCCGAGTTCCAAAAAGGCGAAAAGAAAAACGTCGAAGGCAAGAAAATGTACGTGGAATTCAAAGGCTCGATGAAAGACACGTTGACTGAAATGGAACAAGATCTGCAGTCAGCCATTTCCTACGCCGGCGGCAACCACTTGCTCGCCATCCGCCAAGTGGATTATGTCATCGTTAAGAACTCCATCTTTAATGGAGACAAAGTATATTGA
- a CDS encoding DUF3021 domain-containing protein produces MKTFLIRSVFGIFFGAFLSVLMTNTVVLSGQETLDGALFLRNSIGSILCGWFFSVSTLYFENHQWSLAKQTTAHFITVIVLYFVLAIGIGWFPFTVPSMLLTIATFVLFYIAIWFAFYFYFKKQARTMNDELNG; encoded by the coding sequence ATGAAAACCTTTTTGATCAGAAGTGTATTCGGCATCTTCTTCGGCGCTTTTCTCAGCGTGCTCATGACCAATACGGTCGTATTGAGCGGGCAGGAAACCTTGGATGGCGCGCTGTTCTTGCGCAACTCGATCGGCAGCATACTGTGCGGCTGGTTCTTCTCCGTCAGCACTTTGTATTTCGAAAACCACCAATGGTCGCTCGCGAAGCAAACGACCGCCCATTTCATCACTGTCATCGTATTGTATTTCGTGCTTGCCATCGGCATCGGCTGGTTCCCGTTCACCGTGCCGAGCATGCTGCTGACAATCGCCACCTTCGTGTTGTTCTACATCGCGATCTGGTTCGCTTTTTACTTCTATTTCAAAAAACAGGCGCGCACCATGAACGACGAATTAAACGGGTAA
- a CDS encoding LytTR family DNA-binding domain-containing protein yields MKVSVDIDSKHEETTIVIQCKEMDDSIKSIVDFINGQGTRFLVGQKGEMRHILKPADIHYFHTANDTVSAVTATGEFRLKEKLYELEAMLAPSQFIRLSKSVIANLDEMSRFEASFNGTLCVYFKSGAKEYVSRNYVNAIKKSLKMNRRKEQ; encoded by the coding sequence GTGAAAGTATCCGTAGACATCGACAGCAAACACGAGGAAACGACCATCGTCATTCAGTGCAAGGAAATGGACGATTCGATCAAGAGCATCGTCGATTTCATCAACGGGCAAGGCACGCGTTTTCTCGTCGGCCAAAAAGGCGAAATGCGCCACATCCTGAAGCCGGCCGACATCCATTATTTCCACACGGCCAACGACACCGTATCGGCCGTGACCGCAACAGGCGAGTTCCGCTTGAAGGAAAAACTGTACGAACTAGAAGCCATGCTGGCGCCGAGCCAATTTATCCGCCTGTCGAAATCGGTCATCGCCAATCTCGATGAAATGAGCCGCTTTGAAGCGTCGTTCAACGGCACCTTATGCGTCTATTTTAAATCGGGGGCGAAAGAATACGTCTCCCGCAATTACGTCAACGCCATCAAAAAATCCTTAAAAATGAATAGGAGGAAGGAACAATGA
- a CDS encoding GNAT family N-acetyltransferase translates to MDIRYQTFTFEPSNTLTEEITALHREIFGGPGHWLEKLNSQEHVLIHLALADGHVAGYKIGYGLDDAKFYSWLGGVRHDCRKLGIASELMRRQHKDLKAMGFETVRTKTMNKWRGMLLLNIQTGFDVLETEVDSRGQLKIVLEKKL, encoded by the coding sequence ATGGACATTCGCTACCAAACTTTCACTTTCGAACCATCGAACACCCTAACAGAAGAAATCACCGCGCTGCATCGGGAAATTTTCGGCGGTCCCGGCCACTGGCTGGAAAAGCTGAATAGTCAAGAACACGTATTGATCCATCTTGCTTTAGCCGATGGGCATGTCGCGGGCTATAAAATTGGCTACGGGCTGGATGACGCAAAGTTCTATAGCTGGCTTGGTGGCGTCCGTCACGATTGCCGGAAGCTCGGCATCGCCTCTGAACTGATGCGCAGGCAGCACAAAGACTTAAAGGCAATGGGTTTTGAAACCGTCCGCACCAAGACGATGAACAAATGGCGCGGCATGCTGCTGTTGAACATTCAGACGGGGTTTGATGTCCTAGAAACCGAAGTCGATTCGCGCGGACAGCTGAAAATTGTGCTGGAGAAGAAGCTCTAG
- a CDS encoding metallophosphoesterase family protein, with translation MSTTIAVIADVHGNSRALLSVLAEIDQNPEVKHIYCIGDMVGIGYETNEVLRDLFSRKDVSFVIGNHEEELIAILEGESGQSQGEEKVHHEWLAKRLDQSLLPKLKTIPKEIVAEYEGHKILFTHYHLDAEQQFLPIDSEPTVEKLDQFYKASAFDLVCFGHHHPVHHFSSAQRIYLNPGSLGCYDKPSASYAIVELTAKEINVVLKQAPYNNQDFLLGYEQLNVPEKEFILNVFHGNQWSKK, from the coding sequence ATGAGTACAACTATCGCAGTAATAGCTGATGTCCACGGAAATAGTCGTGCTTTACTTTCAGTGTTGGCTGAAATCGATCAAAACCCCGAAGTGAAGCACATTTACTGTATAGGAGATATGGTTGGGATAGGGTATGAGACCAACGAAGTACTTCGAGATTTGTTTTCCAGAAAAGACGTTTCATTTGTTATCGGGAATCATGAAGAAGAATTGATCGCGATTTTGGAGGGAGAAAGTGGCCAAAGCCAAGGCGAAGAAAAGGTTCATCACGAATGGTTAGCGAAACGATTGGATCAAAGTCTGCTTCCCAAGTTAAAAACCATCCCTAAAGAAATAGTAGCGGAGTATGAAGGTCATAAGATATTGTTTACTCACTATCACTTAGACGCTGAGCAACAATTTCTTCCTATTGATTCTGAGCCGACGGTTGAAAAACTGGACCAGTTTTATAAGGCGTCAGCGTTCGATTTGGTTTGTTTCGGCCATCACCATCCAGTGCATCATTTTTCTTCGGCACAACGAATTTACTTAAATCCGGGTTCACTTGGCTGTTATGACAAACCGTCTGCCAGTTATGCGATCGTTGAATTAACGGCTAAAGAAATCAATGTCGTATTAAAGCAAGCTCCTTATAATAACCAAGATTTCCTTTTAGGATATGAACAATTGAACGTTCCAGAAAAAGAGTTCATTTTGAATGTTTTTCACGGCAATCAATGGTCAAAAAAATAA